A portion of the Streptomyces sp. YPW6 genome contains these proteins:
- a CDS encoding PaaI family thioesterase, with amino-acid sequence MTADAQQLAFGRKVLEAQPFSVLLGARLTAFGDGAAVLELDVRDELRQHNGFVHGGVLSYAADNALTFAAGAVVGSAVLTAGYTIDYLRPAVGEVLRARAQVVRPGRSRIVCRCDLLTVDAEGAETLCAVAQGTIAVSAERPPEPTGAG; translated from the coding sequence ATGACGGCGGACGCTCAGCAACTCGCTTTCGGGCGCAAGGTGTTGGAGGCCCAGCCTTTCAGCGTCCTGCTGGGCGCGCGGCTCACCGCCTTCGGCGACGGGGCGGCGGTCCTGGAGCTGGACGTACGCGACGAACTGCGCCAGCACAACGGCTTCGTCCACGGAGGCGTCCTGAGCTACGCGGCCGACAACGCCCTCACCTTCGCGGCGGGCGCGGTCGTCGGCTCGGCCGTCCTGACGGCCGGATACACCATCGACTACCTGCGCCCCGCGGTGGGCGAGGTGCTCCGTGCGCGGGCGCAGGTGGTCCGGCCGGGCCGGAGCCGGATCGTCTGCCGCTGCGACCTGCTGACGGTGGACGCGGAGGGGGCGGAGACGCTGTGCGCGGTGGCCCAGGGCACGATCGCCGTCTCCGCCGAGAGGCCGCCGGAGCCGACCGGGGCGGGATGA
- a CDS encoding NAD-dependent succinate-semialdehyde dehydrogenase: MSTYRVVNPATGETEQEYPTATDGELRDALALADDAQRTWAARPAAERADVLRRVADLYEERRDQLAAIITREMGKPVKQALGEIRTVVSIYRYYAERGEGFLEAEELDVASGGRAVIRKEAVGTLLGIMPWNFPYYQVARFAAPNLMLGNAVLLKHAPQCPESALAMERLFQDAGLPKGAYVNIFATNEQIETLIGDDRIQGVSLTGSERAGAAVAEIAGRNLKKVVLELGGSDPYLILGASDMERVVKNALIGRMGNAGQACNAAKRIIALDEHYDGFSTAFTEAVRGITVGDPTDPGTFMGPLSSEKAVETLDEQVQDAISKGATVLAGGKRIDRPGAWYEPTVLAGVTPDMRAYKEELFGPVALLFKVGSEEEAVDFANNSPYGLSASVQTDDDAQAERVAQRLQTGMVFVGAPSGTAAELPFGGVKRSGFGRELGRFGMEEFANHKLVRLVR; encoded by the coding sequence ATGAGCACGTACCGAGTCGTCAACCCTGCCACCGGTGAGACGGAACAGGAGTACCCCACCGCCACCGACGGCGAGCTGCGCGACGCGCTCGCCCTGGCCGACGACGCGCAGCGCACCTGGGCCGCCCGTCCTGCGGCGGAGCGGGCCGATGTGCTGCGGCGGGTCGCGGACCTCTACGAGGAGCGCAGGGACCAGCTCGCCGCCATCATCACCCGCGAGATGGGCAAGCCGGTCAAGCAGGCCCTCGGGGAGATCCGCACCGTCGTGTCCATCTACCGCTACTACGCCGAGCGGGGCGAGGGCTTCCTGGAGGCGGAGGAGCTGGACGTGGCCTCCGGTGGCCGGGCCGTCATCCGGAAGGAGGCGGTCGGCACCCTGCTGGGGATCATGCCGTGGAACTTCCCGTACTACCAGGTGGCCCGGTTCGCCGCCCCGAACCTGATGCTGGGCAACGCGGTCCTGCTCAAGCACGCCCCGCAGTGTCCGGAGTCGGCGCTGGCGATGGAGCGGCTGTTCCAGGACGCCGGCCTGCCCAAGGGGGCGTACGTCAACATCTTCGCCACCAACGAGCAGATCGAGACGCTGATCGGTGACGACCGGATCCAGGGCGTCTCGCTGACGGGCTCGGAGCGGGCGGGCGCGGCCGTCGCGGAGATCGCGGGCCGCAACCTGAAGAAGGTCGTGCTGGAGCTGGGCGGCTCCGACCCGTATCTGATCCTCGGCGCGTCGGACATGGAGCGGGTGGTGAAGAACGCGCTGATCGGCCGGATGGGCAACGCGGGCCAGGCCTGCAACGCCGCCAAGCGCATCATCGCCCTGGACGAGCACTACGACGGCTTCTCGACCGCCTTCACCGAGGCGGTCCGGGGCATCACCGTCGGCGACCCCACCGACCCGGGCACCTTCATGGGCCCCCTCTCGTCGGAGAAGGCGGTCGAGACCCTGGACGAGCAGGTCCAGGACGCGATCTCCAAGGGGGCTACGGTGCTGGCCGGAGGCAAGCGCATCGACCGCCCCGGCGCCTGGTACGAGCCCACCGTGCTCGCGGGCGTCACCCCCGACATGCGGGCCTACAAGGAAGAGCTGTTCGGGCCGGTGGCTCTGCTGTTCAAGGTCGGCTCCGAGGAGGAGGCCGTCGACTTCGCCAACAACTCGCCCTACGGTCTCAGCGCCTCGGTCCAGACCGACGACGACGCCCAGGCCGAGCGGGTCGCCCAGCGTCTCCAGACCGGCATGGTGTTCGTCGGCGCCCCGTCCGGCACAGCGGCGGAGCTGCCGTTCGGCGGGGTCAAGCGGTCCGGGTTCGGCCGGGAGCTGGGCCGGTTCGGCATGGAGGAGTTCGCCAACCACAAGCTGGTCCGGCTGGTGCGCTGA
- a CDS encoding YdcF family protein, whose product MIAFAPTAVFLLWFCWGVRQDRRQFRNAVLLGLTVLSLSFALLTQVDRLPDSLAVPVYALVFLVPVIATVVLGGFLVVNGLTMVRKEGRRPANLLSGLAGVGIFAVLALVVTADYLGGSHAYRAFILAVVLITGYVAFLFLCFLAYAFLYGRIRVRGDVDFVVMLGSGLIGGERVPPLLASRLRSGLRVRDQQIARGGPAPALLVSGGQGPDEKLPEAEAMGRWLVAEGADPDLVLEENRSRTTTENLRFSRSLMEAADERYVCVVVTNNFHAFRAAMTARKEGVRGQVIGSPTAAYFWPSATIREFVAVFWEHRIVNGALCVLLAALAVVVGMGW is encoded by the coding sequence GTGATCGCTTTCGCCCCGACGGCCGTGTTCCTGCTCTGGTTCTGCTGGGGCGTACGGCAGGACCGCCGCCAGTTCCGCAACGCGGTGCTGCTCGGGCTGACCGTGCTGAGCCTGTCGTTCGCCCTGCTGACGCAGGTGGACCGGCTGCCGGACAGCCTGGCCGTGCCGGTGTACGCGCTGGTGTTCCTGGTGCCCGTGATCGCGACCGTGGTCCTCGGCGGCTTCCTCGTGGTCAACGGCCTCACCATGGTCCGCAAGGAGGGCCGCCGCCCGGCCAACCTCCTCTCGGGCCTGGCCGGGGTGGGAATCTTCGCGGTCCTGGCCCTCGTGGTCACCGCCGACTACCTGGGCGGCTCGCACGCGTACCGCGCCTTCATCCTGGCCGTCGTCCTGATCACCGGCTACGTCGCCTTCCTCTTCCTCTGCTTCCTCGCCTACGCCTTTCTCTACGGCCGCATCCGGGTGCGCGGCGACGTGGACTTCGTGGTGATGCTGGGGTCGGGCCTCATCGGCGGCGAACGCGTTCCTCCACTGCTCGCCTCGCGTCTGCGCTCCGGCCTCCGGGTCCGGGACCAGCAGATCGCCCGGGGCGGACCGGCCCCCGCCCTGCTGGTCTCGGGGGGCCAGGGCCCGGACGAGAAGCTGCCGGAGGCCGAGGCGATGGGCCGCTGGCTGGTGGCCGAGGGCGCCGACCCGGATCTCGTCCTGGAGGAGAACCGCTCGCGTACGACGACGGAGAACCTGCGCTTCAGCCGGAGCCTGATGGAAGCGGCCGACGAGCGTTACGTCTGCGTCGTGGTGACCAACAACTTCCACGCGTTCCGGGCCGCGATGACCGCCCGCAAGGAGGGGGTGCGCGGCCAGGTGATCGGCTCGCCCACCGCCGCGTACTTCTGGCCGAGCGCGACGATCCGGGAGTTCGTCGCGGTGTTCTGGGAGCACCGGATCGTCAACGGAGCGCTGTGCGTGCTGCTGGCGGCGCTGGCCGTGGTGGTGGGGATGGGCTGGTAG
- a CDS encoding low temperature requirement protein A, with amino-acid sequence MTGRDPEEDGRAASPLELLFDLTFVVAVGTASSQFAELLAEGHLAHAVTAFVMAMFAISVAWISFTWFASAFATDDWLYRVLTMLQMIGVVVFSLGLTAMFHSVDEGGHLELRAMVAGYVVMRIAMVLQWSRAAREAPAFRSVCLANIRWTVIAQAGWVVLAFVGLPVYVVFAAFVVLGALELALPVFAQGAAGGTPWHPHHMAERYGLFAIIVLGESLVGTVASSGELLGGADGTAWTGNAIAVVVAGVGLTFGMWWVYFTTPFGEVLERRRNRGYLFGYGHIPLFIGVAGAGAGLHVAGLSLEHHAEISETVVVLTLAFPVALYLLVVYLLHSLLLSAADRFHVLLIALTLAVLLAAWLLAVTEGPLAVCLIVVMLAPFVTVIGYETLGREHQRRMLEGIEVR; translated from the coding sequence ATGACCGGACGCGACCCCGAGGAGGACGGCCGGGCCGCCTCACCGTTGGAGCTGCTGTTCGATCTGACCTTCGTCGTCGCGGTCGGCACGGCGTCGTCGCAGTTCGCCGAGCTCCTGGCCGAAGGGCACCTGGCGCACGCGGTCACCGCGTTCGTCATGGCGATGTTCGCGATCAGCGTCGCCTGGATCAGCTTCACCTGGTTCGCCTCGGCCTTCGCCACGGACGACTGGCTCTACCGGGTCCTGACGATGCTCCAGATGATCGGGGTCGTCGTCTTCTCGCTCGGGCTCACCGCGATGTTCCACTCCGTCGACGAGGGCGGCCATCTCGAACTGCGCGCCATGGTCGCCGGGTACGTCGTGATGCGGATCGCGATGGTCCTCCAGTGGTCCCGTGCCGCCCGGGAGGCCCCCGCGTTCCGGAGCGTGTGCCTGGCCAACATCCGCTGGACGGTGATCGCCCAGGCCGGTTGGGTCGTCCTGGCCTTCGTCGGCCTGCCGGTCTACGTCGTGTTCGCGGCGTTCGTCGTCCTCGGCGCACTGGAACTCGCGCTGCCCGTCTTCGCCCAGGGGGCGGCGGGCGGCACGCCCTGGCACCCGCACCACATGGCCGAGCGGTACGGCCTGTTCGCGATCATCGTGCTCGGCGAGAGCCTGGTCGGCACGGTCGCCTCTTCGGGGGAACTGCTCGGCGGAGCCGACGGTACCGCCTGGACCGGGAACGCGATCGCCGTCGTGGTCGCGGGGGTCGGCCTGACCTTCGGCATGTGGTGGGTCTACTTCACCACGCCCTTCGGAGAGGTCCTGGAGCGGCGCCGCAACCGCGGCTATCTCTTCGGCTACGGACACATCCCCCTGTTCATCGGCGTCGCCGGAGCCGGGGCGGGTCTGCACGTGGCGGGCCTCTCCCTCGAACACCACGCGGAGATCTCCGAGACGGTCGTGGTTCTCACCCTGGCCTTCCCCGTGGCTCTCTACCTCCTGGTCGTCTACCTGCTGCATTCCCTGCTGCTCTCGGCAGCCGACCGCTTCCACGTGCTCCTGATCGCCCTGACCCTGGCCGTTCTGCTGGCGGCCTGGCTGCTGGCCGTGACGGAAGGGCCGCTGGCCGTGTGCCTGATCGTGGTGATGCTCGCGCCCTTCGTGACCGTGATCGGTTACGAGACCCTCGGGCGCGAGCACCAGCGGCGCATGCTGGAGGGGATCGAGGTGAGGTAG
- a CDS encoding DUF5753 domain-containing protein, with the protein MVNRKEVNPDGGPEAAYGARLRREREARGWKQDDLGGRIGYTGRHVSGVELCHKSPTRKFSIAVDVAMNFTGTADSFEREWRKIKHGVLLQGFPEYVALEGRAAEIRMFEVGVIPGLLQTREYAQALDDAAVARGVITPEQAEQRMTLLMERQGALVRTAPPTLIAVLDESCIRRPVGGPAVMEAQLQHLVDFAAQPHTMLQIAPFSIGEHRPFNRAVNLLTLQDRSVVSYVESETQGHLDRELSSVIPVVRAYHQLQAVSLSQTETVDMIHEHRKGTP; encoded by the coding sequence TTGGTCAACCGCAAGGAAGTGAACCCTGACGGGGGCCCCGAGGCGGCTTACGGAGCGCGCCTGCGGCGGGAGCGAGAGGCTCGGGGCTGGAAACAGGACGACCTCGGGGGCCGCATCGGCTACACGGGACGGCACGTTTCCGGCGTGGAATTGTGCCACAAGTCCCCAACTCGCAAGTTCTCGATCGCCGTTGACGTGGCGATGAATTTCACGGGAACCGCTGACTCGTTCGAGCGCGAGTGGCGGAAGATCAAGCACGGGGTGCTGTTGCAGGGCTTCCCGGAGTATGTGGCGCTGGAGGGCCGGGCGGCGGAGATCCGCATGTTCGAGGTCGGCGTCATCCCGGGCCTGCTCCAGACCCGGGAGTACGCGCAGGCACTGGACGACGCGGCCGTCGCGCGGGGCGTCATCACGCCCGAACAGGCCGAACAACGCATGACGTTGCTCATGGAGCGACAGGGCGCGCTGGTACGCACCGCTCCACCGACACTGATCGCGGTGCTGGACGAGAGCTGCATCCGCCGTCCGGTCGGCGGACCCGCCGTGATGGAGGCTCAGTTGCAGCATCTGGTCGACTTCGCCGCCCAGCCCCACACCATGTTGCAGATCGCCCCTTTCAGCATCGGTGAGCATCGACCATTCAACCGGGCGGTGAACCTGCTGACCCTCCAGGACCGGTCCGTGGTCTCCTATGTCGAGTCCGAGACGCAGGGGCATCTGGACCGCGAACTCAGCTCTGTCATCCCGGTGGTGAGGGCCTACCATCAGTTGCAGGCCGTGTCTCTGTCCCAGACAGAGACCGTGGACATGATCCACGAGCATCGAAAGGGCACCCCGTGA
- a CDS encoding DUF6056 family protein, with protein MSDDAPVTADVAAPENPRGEDATAAVRAGRQRSHHPWTALWVSALALPPLALLAAASWFGRWVRPGADDWCFLPRVRDDGISGLVGQFYLDDNGRVANALLVGAYAKFQVAGHQWYPLVSGVLVLAVLWAVAVLALRRAGLRTPRGMPLLLAAMTTALFLFVTPNTYKTFYWPAASVSHTLPPVLACAGLIPLLLARTRRGRGLAIGVAVLLAAFLATLSEETAIVVVMVLLAVLLVSGRVVPAADRGFVRLWCAGGIAGTAAGALVLITSPGSTNRRDRFGAESTSLLAPDSLAASLRAFAEITVTVATTWQYAGAVAVGALLGLLGRRADGTPPRPPTHWPLLTAAGLVTLLVSGYLCTVIAYPVFQDRVSDVSANRLWNDYLLLYVILLLGLGALLGLAVRRYAHRTAPAKAVYAVLCVLVCAGPAVALTDLDTALRARAEKWDAQDRRLREGAAAGERVMPYERLVISQMLEPFSKGGEQYWPGGCVADLYHLDRVTDGARGR; from the coding sequence ATGTCCGACGACGCTCCCGTGACCGCCGACGTCGCCGCCCCGGAGAACCCGCGGGGCGAGGACGCGACGGCGGCGGTACGTGCCGGGCGGCAGCGCTCCCACCACCCCTGGACTGCCCTCTGGGTGAGCGCCCTCGCGCTGCCGCCGCTCGCCCTGCTCGCCGCCGCGTCCTGGTTCGGGCGGTGGGTGAGGCCCGGCGCCGACGACTGGTGCTTCCTGCCGCGCGTACGGGACGACGGCATCAGCGGTCTCGTCGGGCAGTTCTACCTCGACGACAACGGGCGGGTCGCCAACGCACTCCTGGTCGGCGCGTACGCGAAGTTCCAGGTCGCCGGACACCAGTGGTACCCCCTGGTCAGCGGGGTCCTGGTGCTCGCGGTCCTGTGGGCCGTGGCCGTCCTGGCGCTGCGCCGGGCCGGGCTGCGCACCCCGCGCGGGATGCCGCTGCTCCTCGCGGCCATGACCACAGCGCTCTTCCTGTTCGTCACCCCGAACACGTACAAGACGTTCTACTGGCCCGCCGCCTCCGTATCGCACACGCTGCCGCCCGTCCTGGCCTGCGCCGGGCTGATCCCGCTCCTGCTCGCCCGCACCCGGCGGGGGCGGGGCCTCGCGATCGGCGTCGCGGTGCTGCTGGCCGCCTTCCTCGCCACGCTCTCCGAGGAGACGGCGATCGTCGTGGTGATGGTGCTGCTGGCCGTCCTCCTCGTCTCCGGCCGGGTCGTCCCCGCCGCCGACCGGGGGTTCGTCCGCCTGTGGTGCGCCGGAGGCATCGCCGGGACGGCGGCGGGGGCCCTGGTCCTCATCACCTCGCCCGGCTCCACGAACCGCAGGGACCGCTTCGGGGCGGAGTCCACGTCCCTGCTCGCTCCCGACTCCCTCGCCGCGTCGCTGCGCGCGTTCGCCGAGATCACCGTCACCGTGGCCACGACCTGGCAGTACGCGGGCGCGGTCGCGGTGGGCGCCCTGCTGGGGCTGCTGGGCCGGCGGGCGGACGGGACGCCGCCCCGCCCGCCGACGCACTGGCCGCTGCTCACCGCCGCCGGGTTGGTCACGCTCCTGGTGTCCGGCTACCTCTGCACGGTCATCGCCTACCCGGTGTTCCAGGACCGGGTGAGTGACGTGAGCGCCAACCGGCTCTGGAACGACTACCTCCTGCTGTACGTGATTCTCCTCCTCGGGTTGGGCGCGCTGCTGGGCCTGGCTGTCCGCCGGTACGCCCACCGCACCGCCCCGGCGAAGGCGGTGTACGCCGTGCTCTGCGTCCTGGTCTGCGCCGGCCCGGCCGTCGCCCTGACCGACCTGGACACCGCGCTGCGGGCCCGCGCCGAGAAGTGGGACGCCCAGGACCGTCGCCTGCGCGAGGGGGCGGCGGCCGGGGAACGGGTCATGCCGTACGAGCGCCTGGTGATCAGCCAGATGCTGGAACCCTTCAGCAAGGGCGGGGAGCAGTACTGGCCCGGCGGCTGTGTCGCCGACCTCTACCACCTCGACCGGGTCACGGACGGGGCCAGGGGGCGCTGA
- a CDS encoding DUF397 domain-containing protein, whose protein sequence is MTSESTTRQWVKSSYSGNGGTCVEWAPATASTTGIVPVRDSKNPDGPALAVAAAAFSSFVAGVKAGGFDTTT, encoded by the coding sequence GTGACCAGCGAATCCACGACCCGGCAGTGGGTCAAGTCCTCCTACAGCGGCAATGGCGGCACCTGCGTCGAGTGGGCCCCGGCCACCGCCTCCACCACCGGCATCGTCCCCGTACGCGACTCGAAGAACCCGGACGGCCCGGCCCTGGCCGTCGCCGCCGCCGCGTTCTCCTCCTTCGTGGCGGGCGTCAAGGCCGGGGGCTTCGACACCACCACCTGA
- a CDS encoding SDR family NAD(P)-dependent oxidoreductase: MREHRQRRVTVVTGGSRGIGASVCLRLAAEGHEVAVGYRSDAEAAREVVEKVRALGRSAIAVAVDTADAADVDRLFDTVVAQLGPVTGLVNNAGVSGPVGPLADADPDGMRQALEVNVLGYLLCARRAIGAMTAGGAIVNISSAAATLGSPGTYVHYAAAKAAVDAMTVGLSKEVAADGIRVNCVAPGTVWTDFHADPQRPAKVAALVPMGRAGRPEEIAGAVAWLLSDDASYATGTVMRIAGGM; the protein is encoded by the coding sequence ATGAGGGAACACCGACAGCGGCGGGTGACCGTGGTCACCGGCGGCAGCAGGGGCATCGGGGCGTCGGTCTGCCTCCGGCTGGCGGCCGAGGGACATGAGGTCGCCGTCGGGTACCGGTCGGACGCGGAAGCGGCTCGGGAGGTGGTCGAGAAGGTGCGCGCGCTGGGCCGGTCGGCCATCGCGGTGGCGGTCGACACCGCGGACGCGGCGGACGTGGACCGCCTGTTCGACACCGTCGTCGCACAACTGGGCCCGGTCACCGGACTGGTGAACAACGCCGGGGTGAGCGGGCCGGTCGGACCGCTGGCCGACGCCGACCCCGACGGCATGCGGCAGGCCCTGGAGGTCAACGTCCTCGGTTACCTGCTCTGCGCCCGCCGGGCCATCGGCGCCATGACGGCGGGCGGGGCGATCGTCAACATCTCCTCCGCCGCCGCGACGCTCGGCAGCCCCGGCACCTACGTCCACTACGCGGCGGCCAAGGCTGCCGTGGACGCCATGACGGTCGGGCTGTCCAAAGAGGTGGCGGCCGACGGCATCCGGGTCAACTGCGTCGCGCCCGGCACCGTCTGGACCGACTTCCACGCCGACCCCCAGCGGCCCGCCAAGGTGGCGGCACTCGTCCCCATGGGCCGCGCCGGCCGGCCCGAGGAGATCGCCGGGGCGGTGGCCTGGCTGCTCTCGGACGATGCCTCCTACGCCACGGGAACGGTCATGAGGATCGCCGGCGGAATGTGA
- a CDS encoding 2'-5' RNA ligase family protein, with translation MHSIELLPDESTDRAVRRVWQSLADEGLPSQTAHRHPTNRPHLTLATAGALTAEARTALAEALAALPLPLHLAGLLRFSGRMNVLAWAVRPDSALLELHARVWRILRETAGDDDRPNPLLSPGRWVPHITLGRGRGAVWPGPDGRWLPCEAGGPGALPGWWAKARSYDSTSRTTAGIGPGT, from the coding sequence GTGCACAGCATCGAACTGCTTCCGGACGAGTCGACCGACCGGGCCGTGCGCCGCGTGTGGCAGTCCCTCGCGGACGAGGGCCTGCCCAGCCAGACCGCACACCGCCATCCGACCAACCGGCCGCACCTCACGCTCGCCACGGCCGGGGCGCTCACCGCCGAAGCCCGTACCGCGCTGGCGGAGGCCCTCGCCGCGCTTCCCCTCCCCCTGCACCTGGCCGGGCTGCTGCGCTTCTCCGGCCGGATGAACGTGCTGGCCTGGGCGGTGCGGCCCGACAGCGCCCTCCTGGAACTGCACGCGAGGGTGTGGCGGATCCTCCGGGAGACCGCCGGGGACGACGACCGCCCCAACCCGCTGCTCTCCCCCGGCCGATGGGTCCCGCACATCACGCTCGGCCGGGGCCGGGGCGCGGTGTGGCCGGGCCCCGACGGGCGGTGGCTCCCCTGCGAAGCCGGCGGGCCGGGCGCTCTGCCGGGGTGGTGGGCCAAAGCCCGGTCCTACGACTCGACGAGCCGGACGACGGCGGGCATCGGGCCGGGGACGTGA
- a CDS encoding glucoamylase family protein — translation MDRRTFLTAAGTGAAALSLGAATAPATAAAAPADPRLLRTWFRDTYRSIEAMTTDFGLVTDKIDLRGAGAPAQSRQTSPTNIGCGLWSTVAAAGLRVIGEGAMLRSLTRTVTAVEQLERHHGFWLNWYDAHDGSVLTEWPGTGDPVRPFLSSVDNAWLVTGLRIAADAAPALRPRIGRILATADWSYFYTPYDPADPVAGPGQLRGGVWTDTDEPTPHHYGALNTEPRMASYLGIADGSLPGDHYWHLLRTMLPEHEQEQQPGGGYVTVDGVRVWNGHYTHRGRKVVPTWGGSMFEALMVPLFVPEPEWSPRAWGVTHQRYVRGQIDHGLREARYGYWGFSPANVPEGGYQEYGVDALGMAVDGYASNTDRTHTTDGEPLPPPSAFTNGVVTPHASFLALPYARREAVANLRSLERDFGAYEEGFGFRDSVNVSTGRVSDFMLALDQGMIAAALAQELRPGLLQRPFRTGGFRTRVRPLLERERFSI, via the coding sequence ATGGACCGTCGCACGTTTCTCACCGCCGCAGGGACCGGGGCCGCGGCCCTGTCGCTCGGAGCCGCAACAGCCCCCGCAACAGCAGCAGCCGCCCCTGCCGACCCGCGTCTCCTGCGGACCTGGTTCCGCGACACGTACCGCTCGATCGAGGCGATGACGACCGACTTCGGCCTGGTCACCGACAAGATCGACCTCAGGGGCGCGGGAGCCCCCGCCCAGTCCCGCCAGACATCACCCACCAACATCGGCTGCGGCCTGTGGTCGACGGTGGCCGCCGCGGGCCTGCGCGTGATCGGCGAGGGGGCGATGCTCCGGTCCCTGACCCGTACGGTCACGGCGGTGGAGCAGCTGGAACGCCACCACGGCTTCTGGCTCAACTGGTACGACGCGCACGACGGTTCGGTGCTGACCGAGTGGCCGGGCACCGGCGACCCGGTCCGCCCGTTCCTCTCCTCGGTGGACAACGCGTGGCTGGTGACGGGCCTGCGGATCGCCGCCGACGCGGCCCCGGCACTGCGCCCGCGCATCGGCCGCATCCTGGCCACGGCGGACTGGTCGTACTTCTACACGCCGTACGACCCGGCCGACCCGGTGGCAGGCCCGGGTCAGCTCCGGGGCGGGGTCTGGACGGACACGGACGAGCCGACCCCGCACCACTACGGTGCGCTCAACACCGAGCCTCGCATGGCGAGTTACCTGGGCATCGCGGACGGCTCACTCCCCGGCGACCACTACTGGCACCTGTTGCGCACGATGCTGCCGGAGCACGAGCAGGAGCAGCAGCCGGGCGGCGGTTACGTCACGGTCGACGGCGTACGCGTGTGGAACGGCCACTACACGCACCGGGGCCGGAAGGTGGTCCCCACCTGGGGCGGTTCGATGTTCGAGGCGCTGATGGTGCCGCTGTTCGTGCCGGAGCCGGAGTGGTCGCCGCGAGCCTGGGGGGTGACGCACCAGCGCTACGTGCGCGGCCAGATCGACCACGGCCTGCGGGAGGCGCGGTACGGCTACTGGGGCTTCTCCCCCGCCAACGTCCCCGAGGGCGGCTACCAGGAGTACGGGGTCGACGCGCTCGGCATGGCGGTCGACGGCTACGCCTCCAACACCGACCGCACCCACACCACGGACGGCGAACCCCTGCCCCCGCCATCGGCGTTCACCAACGGAGTGGTCACGCCGCACGCCTCGTTCCTCGCCCTGCCGTACGCCCGCCGGGAGGCGGTGGCCAACCTCCGTTCTCTGGAGCGGGACTTCGGGGCGTACGAAGAGGGGTTCGGCTTCCGGGACTCGGTGAACGTGTCCACGGGCCGGGTCAGCGACTTCATGCTGGCCCTGGACCAGGGAATGATCGCCGCCGCTCTCGCCCAGGAACTCCGCCCGGGTCTGCTGCAACGGCCCTTCCGCACGGGGGGTTTCCGAACCCGGGTGCGGCCGCTGCTGGAGCGGGAGCGGTTCTCGATCTGA